The Psychrobacillus sp. FSL K6-2836 nucleotide sequence GTATATGCGCTATAGCGTTTGCTTATTGGCTATCTGTTCCTACGGCTTTGAAATTAGAGGAACAGGACCGAGCGGCTGGTATTATTAAAGAAGGTGAATATTTAGAAGATGAGGATATTGGAAAAGACTCGGTTCCAGTACAAGCGTAAGTAATTCTATATTACGCATGAAAGGAGCATCTGAATGAGTGAAGAGAAAAAAAGATTCATACAAGAATTTGTACCAGGTAAACAAATTACATTAAGTCATCTAATTGCTAATCCTGATCCAGATATGTTTGTGAAATTAGGTATTCAAGAGGCTGGAGCATTAGGAATAATGACTTGTACTCCAAGTGAGACGGTTATAATTGCAGGAGATTTAG carries:
- the eutS gene encoding ethanolamine utilization microcompartment protein EutS; protein product: MSEEKKRFIQEFVPGKQITLSHLIANPDPDMFVKLGIQEAGALGIMTCTPSETVIIAGDLATKAANVQIGFLDRFTGSLVIVGSVSEVDMSMIEINRFLSERLGYTPAEITKS